The Aminiphilus circumscriptus DSM 16581 genome contains a region encoding:
- the dnaB gene encoding replicative DNA helicase: MADSLFDRVPPHSLEAERAVLGACLLDRDALLTATEMLTPEDFYDLHHRMGFEIMETMSRKDRPVDLLTFWEEVGRRDLAEKLGGQSFMAALVDGVPTTANVAWHAEIVRDKAVRRRLIQAGGAIVRLAYAEDRELGDILDEAERSVFELSQRGGGTPFKHVGDVLSTAFQQIEENFHRGQPVTGTATSFVDFDRITGGLQPGSLNIVAARPSMGKTAFALNVAQGAAVNGKRPVLLFSLEMGAEQLVQRMLGAEARINIHDLRTGTFHESAWDSLAEAAGRLAQAPIYIDDSSDLSTLELRARCRRFKAMVQEVGLVVVDYLQLMRTPRPAESKQQEVSEISRALKGIARELDVPVVALSQLSRAVEQRQDKRPQLSDLRDSGAIEQDADLVVLLFRPGYYEATANPDLEDNRAEIIVAKHRNGPTGSVHLVFLKEYARFVNAERLF, from the coding sequence GTGGCGGATTCCCTTTTCGATCGTGTTCCGCCCCATAGCCTGGAGGCGGAACGGGCCGTGCTTGGTGCGTGCCTCCTCGACAGGGATGCACTCCTTACCGCAACGGAGATGCTCACTCCCGAGGATTTCTACGACCTGCATCACCGCATGGGCTTCGAGATCATGGAAACCATGTCCCGGAAGGACCGCCCGGTGGATCTCCTCACGTTCTGGGAAGAGGTGGGACGGCGCGACCTCGCGGAAAAGCTGGGCGGGCAGTCTTTCATGGCGGCCCTCGTGGACGGTGTTCCCACCACGGCGAACGTGGCCTGGCACGCGGAGATCGTGCGGGACAAAGCGGTACGACGTCGCCTCATCCAGGCGGGAGGGGCCATTGTGCGCCTGGCCTATGCGGAGGACCGCGAACTGGGGGACATCCTGGACGAGGCGGAGCGTTCCGTCTTCGAACTGTCCCAGCGTGGCGGCGGTACACCCTTCAAACATGTGGGAGATGTGCTGAGCACCGCCTTCCAGCAGATCGAGGAGAACTTTCACAGGGGGCAGCCCGTCACGGGGACGGCCACGAGCTTTGTCGACTTCGACCGCATCACCGGCGGTCTCCAGCCGGGGAGCCTCAACATCGTCGCGGCCCGCCCCTCCATGGGTAAGACCGCCTTTGCCCTCAACGTCGCCCAGGGAGCTGCCGTGAACGGAAAGCGCCCCGTCCTCCTCTTCAGCCTGGAGATGGGGGCGGAGCAGCTCGTGCAGCGAATGCTCGGTGCCGAGGCGCGGATCAACATCCACGATCTCCGCACGGGAACCTTTCACGAGAGTGCCTGGGACAGTCTCGCCGAGGCCGCGGGCCGCCTTGCTCAGGCCCCAATCTATATCGACGACAGTTCCGATCTCTCCACGCTGGAACTGCGCGCCCGGTGCCGCCGTTTCAAGGCCATGGTCCAGGAGGTGGGACTTGTCGTCGTGGACTACCTGCAGCTCATGCGCACCCCTCGTCCCGCGGAGAGCAAACAGCAGGAAGTGTCCGAGATCTCCCGGGCGCTCAAGGGTATCGCCCGGGAACTGGATGTGCCCGTAGTGGCTCTCTCGCAGCTCTCCCGGGCGGTGGAGCAGCGCCAGGACAAGCGACCCCAGCTCTCGGACCTTCGGGACAGCGGCGCCATCGAGCAGGACGCGGACCTCGTGGTGCTCCTTTTCCGCCCCGGCTACTACGAGGCCACCGCGAATCCCGACCTCGAGGACAACCGGGCGGAGATCATCGTGGCCAAACATCGTAACGGACCCACGGGGAGTGTGCACCTCGTCTTCCTCAAGGAATACGCCCGTTTCGTCAACGCGGAGCGTCTCTTCTGA
- a CDS encoding prepilin-type N-terminal cleavage/methylation domain-containing protein: protein MNEKMARRRGFTLFEVLTVVALVAVVFTLAGAPLFHVLRNLGDLEEEYGQKRALRMAAAAIAGDLREMLPATGDVLFRIASRERLGGVPDDAVLFRSAAPLLYGSPIGTIVYRVVRADIGSTALPGLYRWILPYVSANEVDPANLDPGRAQLVLPGVDSFRVAAYDRGKWVDSYAGRYPFALRVTIGRQEKSVTYEDWLPQL, encoded by the coding sequence GTGAACGAAAAGATGGCCCGGCGGCGGGGGTTCACACTCTTCGAGGTGCTCACCGTGGTTGCCCTCGTGGCGGTCGTGTTCACCCTTGCCGGGGCGCCGCTCTTCCACGTGCTGCGAAATCTGGGAGACCTGGAGGAAGAATACGGCCAGAAGCGGGCTTTGCGGATGGCGGCGGCGGCCATCGCGGGGGATCTGCGGGAGATGCTTCCCGCCACGGGGGACGTGTTGTTCCGGATTGCCTCCCGGGAGCGCCTCGGTGGCGTTCCCGACGATGCGGTGCTCTTTCGTTCCGCGGCACCGCTTCTCTACGGAAGTCCCATCGGGACCATCGTCTACAGAGTCGTTCGTGCGGATATCGGCAGTACGGCTCTGCCGGGACTGTACCGATGGATTCTCCCCTACGTGTCCGCCAACGAGGTGGATCCGGCGAACCTCGACCCTGGAAGGGCCCAACTGGTCCTGCCCGGTGTGGACAGCTTCCGCGTTGCTGCCTACGATCGGGGAAAGTGGGTGGATTCCTACGCGGGGCGATATCCCTTCGCGCTTCGAGTGACCATCGGCAGGCAGGAAAAGAGCGTCACCTATGAGGACTGGCTTCCCCAACTGTAG
- the rplI gene encoding 50S ribosomal protein L9, translating to MKVILTKDVSGVGKSGDLADVADGYGRNYLIPRGLAEEADAGKIREWEQRQETRKNKAKKQEQQALERQRHLQGKRVSVKVSAGEGGKLFGSVTSAQIAQAVSTQLGQEVDKKDVRLGEPIRSCGTFPFSIHLHPGIDVAMTVLVEAE from the coding sequence ATGAAAGTCATACTTACCAAAGATGTGTCCGGTGTGGGGAAGTCGGGAGATCTGGCTGACGTGGCCGACGGCTATGGCAGGAACTATCTCATTCCCAGGGGACTTGCGGAGGAAGCCGACGCTGGAAAAATCAGAGAATGGGAGCAACGCCAGGAAACCAGGAAAAACAAGGCAAAGAAGCAGGAGCAACAGGCTCTCGAACGTCAGCGCCATCTCCAGGGCAAACGGGTCTCGGTGAAGGTCAGCGCGGGTGAAGGTGGCAAACTCTTCGGAAGTGTCACCTCGGCCCAGATCGCCCAGGCTGTGTCTACTCAGCTCGGCCAGGAGGTGGACAAGAAGGATGTGCGTCTCGGAGAGCCCATTCGGTCCTGCGGCACCTTCCCTTTTTCGATTCATCTGCACCCGGGCATCGACGTGGCCATGACGGTCCTGGTGGAGGCGGAATAA
- a CDS encoding general secretion pathway protein GspK: protein MRTGFPNCSASASFRRANRGFVLVAVLLVVMALLSGVTAFAWFARTQMRAVFYERFTQESRSIAYVLLHKVALGLLQDPNAYDSLHEPWFSEYVFPTDDGKVFSVTITPLDGKIPVNALFLPDRRTLRRELKYPWTQVLVTLGRSDLESLLLDFLDADKSPRLGGAERGDFPNRALADLSELRNCPGVDEVFLEGNRALGRLGFRDYCDIWGGAKINVNMAPRRVLELLDSEMDDGAAARIVAARKDAPFKNMSDVNKMLPKGAIPRLAGLLGVSSEYFQVDIRVQEAGGSGHAALYQGVLRRAQKECRVVLWKERTALSSGSDLRN, encoded by the coding sequence ATGAGGACTGGCTTCCCCAACTGTAGTGCTTCCGCGTCCTTCCGCCGGGCAAATCGCGGTTTCGTGCTCGTGGCGGTGCTCCTCGTGGTCATGGCGTTGCTCTCGGGAGTGACCGCCTTCGCCTGGTTCGCACGAACACAGATGCGTGCCGTGTTCTATGAGCGGTTCACCCAGGAGTCCCGGAGCATCGCCTATGTGCTGCTACACAAAGTCGCTCTGGGACTTCTGCAGGACCCGAACGCCTATGACTCGCTTCATGAACCTTGGTTTTCGGAGTATGTCTTTCCCACCGACGACGGCAAGGTCTTCTCCGTGACCATTACGCCTCTGGATGGGAAGATTCCGGTGAACGCCCTCTTTCTTCCGGATCGAAGGACGCTCCGGCGGGAACTCAAATATCCCTGGACGCAGGTGCTCGTCACACTGGGGCGTTCCGATCTGGAATCACTGCTCCTCGATTTCCTCGACGCGGACAAATCCCCCCGTCTCGGAGGGGCGGAGCGGGGAGATTTTCCGAACCGTGCGCTGGCGGATCTTTCGGAGCTGCGAAACTGCCCCGGCGTGGACGAGGTGTTCCTGGAAGGGAACCGTGCTCTGGGGCGGCTCGGGTTCCGGGATTACTGCGACATCTGGGGAGGAGCGAAAATCAACGTCAACATGGCTCCCCGGCGCGTGCTGGAACTCCTCGACTCCGAGATGGACGACGGGGCGGCGGCGCGGATCGTCGCCGCAAGAAAGGACGCGCCTTTCAAAAACATGAGTGATGTCAACAAGATGCTCCCCAAGGGCGCGATTCCCAGGCTGGCGGGATTGCTCGGCGTATCGAGCGAGTATTTCCAGGTGGACATTCGCGTACAGGAAGCGGGCGGAAGTGGTCACGCCGCGTTGTACCAGGGAGTCCTCCGGCGGGCCCAGAAGGAATGCCGCGTCGTTCTCTGGAAGGAGCGGACTGCTCTTTCGAGCGGGTCCGATCTCCGGAACTGA
- a CDS encoding ParB/RepB/Spo0J family partition protein, with amino-acid sequence MDVVRFLKNRQGETVVEGSDKTPSEIRHDEGRSILFPVDQPLDLSADLSASEIPSEPTPPTSEAEQGEESAVQDERLLLLELDAVLPNPRQPRRHFDPDGLEELASSIREVGVLQPVLVRETPEGYELVAGERRLRASRMAGRSTIPARVVEVTPQDQHVLALVENLQRQDLSPVEEARSLAELLEQSGMTQVELARRIGRSQAAVANKLRLLKLASPVQKLIEEGKLGERQARALVGLDEEDQIRLAGEAVNEGVTAREMERRKRTLGTASFASPDRPSFSGHVEDGEIEEECPPATAEQVSLPGEPASTGPGGEVLRQLGEIVEYQKKKGVAVTWKVHELDQRSLVVELRMRFVPSRVE; translated from the coding sequence ATGGACGTAGTCCGTTTTCTCAAGAACAGGCAGGGCGAAACCGTTGTCGAGGGATCGGACAAGACTCCCTCGGAGATTCGTCACGACGAAGGCCGGAGCATTCTGTTCCCCGTGGATCAGCCCCTTGATCTTTCCGCTGACCTTTCCGCCTCCGAAATTCCTTCCGAACCCACTCCTCCGACTTCCGAGGCGGAACAGGGCGAAGAGAGTGCCGTCCAGGATGAACGCCTGCTTCTTCTCGAACTCGATGCGGTGCTGCCGAACCCGAGGCAGCCCCGTCGTCATTTTGATCCCGACGGATTGGAGGAACTTGCCTCCTCCATCCGCGAGGTGGGGGTTCTTCAGCCCGTTCTCGTCCGGGAGACACCGGAAGGCTATGAACTTGTCGCGGGTGAACGACGGCTTCGCGCATCGAGAATGGCCGGAAGGAGCACCATCCCAGCCCGGGTGGTGGAGGTGACTCCCCAGGATCAGCACGTGCTCGCCCTGGTGGAGAACCTGCAGCGCCAGGATCTCTCTCCCGTGGAGGAAGCCCGTTCCCTTGCGGAGCTTCTGGAGCAAAGCGGCATGACCCAGGTGGAACTTGCCCGGCGCATCGGGCGCTCCCAGGCGGCGGTGGCGAACAAACTTCGCCTTCTGAAGCTCGCTTCCCCCGTCCAGAAGCTGATCGAAGAGGGAAAGCTCGGTGAACGCCAAGCCAGAGCACTTGTGGGGCTCGACGAGGAGGACCAGATCCGTCTTGCCGGAGAGGCGGTGAACGAAGGCGTGACCGCCCGGGAGATGGAACGGCGCAAAAGAACTTTGGGAACGGCATCCTTCGCTTCTCCGGATCGCCCTTCGTTCTCGGGGCATGTCGAAGATGGCGAGATCGAAGAGGAATGCCCGCCCGCGACGGCGGAGCAAGTCTCTCTTCCCGGAGAGCCGGCTTCGACCGGTCCTGGAGGAGAGGTGTTGCGCCAGTTGGGCGAAATCGTGGAATACCAGAAGAAAAAAGGTGTCGCCGTGACGTGGAAGGTCCACGAACTCGATCAGCGCAGTCTTGTGGTGGAACTCCGAATGCGTTTCGTGCCTTCCAGGGTGGAGTGA